The Agarilytica rhodophyticola genome has a window encoding:
- a CDS encoding sterol desaturase family protein, which produces MISDTANFASVFVAVVAEPITFLASPHKRIFWLYLLSSAFIAIVVMWIKKDSLRLVVQKVVTPRLWLHRSSLHDFQWLFFNHALRVFLVVPILGGSLSLAIIINRWLLQTFGPGNFWLLPEIWVSLAFTVVLFLAEDFSRFLTHYAFHKIPHLWRFHAVHHSAEILTPVTLYRIHWLEMMVSSVRGLVVLASVSAVFMYCLDNPIGLIDILGVSVFHFFFNMLGANLRHSHVWLGFGKFEKWLVSPAQHQIHHSVDAAHIDKNFGATLAIWDRMFGSWLASKRQEVTHFGLVAKQAETLQSLPENFWGQCYKNIYYKNKS; this is translated from the coding sequence CAGAGCCGATTACGTTTTTGGCGAGCCCGCATAAACGTATTTTTTGGCTGTATCTACTCAGTAGTGCCTTTATCGCAATCGTTGTGATGTGGATTAAAAAGGATTCATTGCGGTTAGTTGTTCAGAAGGTGGTAACTCCGCGTTTATGGTTACATCGCTCCAGCTTGCATGACTTTCAGTGGCTTTTTTTTAATCATGCTTTGCGGGTGTTCCTGGTAGTTCCTATTCTCGGTGGGAGTCTATCTCTTGCTATTATTATAAATCGCTGGCTTTTGCAGACATTTGGCCCTGGAAATTTTTGGTTGCTACCTGAGATTTGGGTATCGCTAGCGTTTACGGTAGTGCTCTTTTTAGCTGAGGACTTCTCTCGCTTTCTCACTCACTACGCCTTTCATAAAATCCCCCATTTATGGCGTTTTCACGCTGTGCATCATAGTGCAGAGATATTAACACCTGTCACTCTCTATCGTATTCATTGGTTGGAGATGATGGTTAGCAGCGTTAGAGGGCTTGTGGTACTGGCATCGGTGAGTGCTGTGTTTATGTATTGCCTCGACAATCCAATAGGCCTCATCGATATCCTCGGTGTAAGTGTTTTTCACTTCTTTTTTAATATGCTCGGAGCAAATTTAAGGCATAGCCATGTCTGGTTAGGCTTCGGTAAATTTGAAAAATGGCTGGTTAGCCCTGCGCAACATCAGATTCATCACAGTGTTGATGCGGCGCATATTGATAAGAATTTTGGTGCTACTCTTGCCATATGGGATCGTATGTTTGGCTCGTGGCTAGCGAGCAAGCGGCAAGAAGTAACACATTTTGGTCTTGTTGCAAAACAAGCCGAGACCCTGCAATCTCTGCCGGAGAACTTCTGGGGACAGTGTTATAAAAATATCTATTATAAAAATAAAAGCTAG
- a CDS encoding carbohydrate binding domain-containing protein has translation MKQRLSRKIVSLGFTYIFCIISSMVSVNSFAQSTVDVMVLYTSDAARERNGAIDTYINSLIEFSNTSYEDSQMDLRIRLVHSQQLNVRGVNAIDGGSLDALRRDAQVNELRAEYGADLVAILIPAQRGSGGTVCGIGYVGSGRNGQLSRFAKNSAFSISGSNCGATTFAHELGHNMGLGHSRRQNSSGGVFDFGVGYGVQNNFSTIMAYSQVFNARRVNRFSSPDQTCRGVPCGVSRNSGDGSDSVFAVNAVARQLADFLPSNNNGGGGGGGGSPAPEADPVRPVPNIANNLVENASFEEGQNAWLDKFNSSSLRIDNIRRYTGEQSLLVNNRGFFYSGASQDLLGKLSDGDTYKISAAMRLQGDGSDQGRMAIGITDDQGRRYITFDRIGISGNEWNEISGEFTLQAEGRIRELFVHFYGPSEDKNFYLDQVSIVPVKVNQPGNGGGNTSPNVVLNGNFEDGTSANWETGFYGSIGAISEAQQEGNYSLRTFSRAVWYDGPMQRITSRVASNKVYQLSAWTRLTDVSRGEQNVEARLFFRDDRGSNWQRFDIKRVGLNWTELSGAISVQATGEIQDARLYFFGPQRGVNFIIDNVVLEEQ, from the coding sequence ATGAAGCAAAGACTAAGTAGAAAAATTGTAAGCCTAGGCTTTACATATATTTTCTGTATTATCTCAAGTATGGTAAGTGTGAATAGTTTTGCGCAAAGCACCGTTGATGTTATGGTTCTCTACACATCTGATGCGGCTCGCGAAAGAAATGGCGCAATCGATACTTATATTAATTCTTTAATTGAATTTTCAAATACAAGCTATGAAGATAGCCAAATGGATCTGCGTATCCGCCTTGTTCACTCACAACAATTAAACGTCAGAGGAGTCAATGCTATTGATGGCGGTTCGTTAGATGCCTTGCGCAGAGATGCTCAGGTAAATGAGTTACGCGCAGAGTATGGCGCCGACCTGGTGGCGATCCTTATACCAGCTCAGCGAGGAAGCGGTGGCACCGTGTGCGGCATCGGCTACGTTGGTAGCGGTCGCAATGGCCAACTTTCAAGATTTGCTAAAAATTCCGCCTTTTCTATTTCCGGTTCTAACTGTGGAGCTACAACCTTTGCTCACGAGTTGGGACACAACATGGGGCTAGGACATTCTCGCCGACAAAACAGCTCAGGTGGCGTTTTTGATTTTGGTGTGGGCTATGGAGTGCAGAACAACTTCTCCACTATTATGGCCTACAGCCAAGTATTTAATGCCAGAAGGGTAAATCGTTTTTCCAGCCCGGACCAAACATGCCGTGGCGTACCATGCGGAGTCAGCCGTAATAGCGGTGATGGCTCGGACTCTGTATTTGCAGTAAACGCGGTTGCCCGCCAACTTGCAGACTTCCTACCGAGTAATAATAACGGTGGTGGCGGCGGCGGTGGTGGATCACCAGCGCCAGAAGCAGACCCTGTGCGTCCAGTGCCAAATATTGCTAATAATTTAGTGGAAAACGCAAGCTTCGAGGAAGGACAAAACGCATGGCTAGATAAGTTTAACAGCAGTAGTTTACGCATTGACAATATTCGTCGCTACACCGGAGAGCAAAGTTTATTAGTCAACAACCGCGGCTTTTTCTATTCCGGCGCATCACAAGACTTACTAGGTAAACTCAGCGATGGTGATACTTATAAAATTTCTGCCGCTATGCGTCTTCAAGGAGATGGATCAGATCAAGGACGTATGGCTATAGGTATTACCGACGATCAAGGGAGACGTTATATTACTTTTGATCGTATTGGTATTTCTGGTAATGAGTGGAATGAAATTAGCGGTGAGTTCACTCTGCAAGCAGAAGGAAGAATTAGAGAACTATTTGTTCACTTTTATGGCCCTTCTGAAGATAAAAACTTCTATCTAGATCAAGTAAGCATTGTTCCAGTTAAGGTAAATCAACCGGGTAATGGTGGCGGCAACACCTCACCTAATGTGGTACTCAACGGTAATTTTGAAGACGGAACCTCAGCCAATTGGGAAACAGGGTTCTATGGTTCTATCGGCGCTATTAGCGAAGCACAGCAAGAAGGTAATTACAGCCTAAGAACGTTTAGTCGTGCAGTTTGGTACGATGGCCCAATGCAACGTATTACTAGCAGAGTAGCATCAAATAAGGTTTATCAACTTAGTGCTTGGACAAGGCTGACTGACGTCTCACGAGGCGAGCAAAATGTTGAAGCACGTCTTTTCTTTAGAGATGACCGAGGCAGCAACTGGCAGCGTTTTGACATTAAGCGCGTCGGTCTTAATTGGACAGAGTTAAGTGGTGCGATTAGTGTGCAAGCTACAGGAGAAATCCAGGACGCCCGCCTTTATTTCTTCGGTCCACAACGAGGCGTAAACTTTATTATTGATAATGTTGTGCTAGAAGAGCAGTAG